The Coffea arabica cultivar ET-39 chromosome 1e, Coffea Arabica ET-39 HiFi, whole genome shotgun sequence genome has a window encoding:
- the LOC113700998 gene encoding uncharacterized protein, whose product MDFLGRLLSQLLPVLLLFLCFSTSISSAVDHPHKIPRLSPIRRTNLRDPDDTLTKASLSEDFKSYFYEQTLDHFNYNPQSYTKFNQSYVINSKFWGGAKSNSPILAYLGAEAPLAEDIENIGFLTDNAPRFKALLVYIEHRFYGKSIPLGSMEKVMKSKTIRGYFNSAQALADYAEVLLHVKHKFSAQNSPIIVVGGSYGGMLASWFRLKYPHIALGALASSAPVLYFDDITPQNGYYSTVTKDFKEESEHCYQTIRKSWSEIDKVASKPNGLSILSKRFKTCTPLNSSSQLKDYLDSMFSSAAQYNSPPKYPVTEVCSGIDKAPKGTDILGRTFAGVVSYKKDESCYDMLEYARPTETNVGWQWQTCSEMVMPIGRGSNDTMFPPSPFNLPDFIKNCKSSYGVSPRPHWITTYYGGHDMKLVFQRFGSNIIFSNGLKDPYSSAGVRENLSSSLLAIYTVKGSHCLDILAAKESDPSWLVAQRKLEVEIIEGWIKQYYADVHSIGKQRYA is encoded by the exons ATGGATTTTCTTGGCAGGCTATTATCTCAATTGCTGCCTGTCCTCCTTCTTTTCCTATGCTTCTCAACTTCCATTTCATCAGCTGTAGATCACCCCCACAAAATCCCAAGGCTCAGTCCAATACGGAGAACAAATCTTCGAGACCCTGACGATACTCTAACTAAAGCTTCTCTTTCAGAAGATTTCaaatcatatttttatgaaCAGACACTAGACCACTTCAATTATAATCCACAAAGCTataccaaattcaaccaaagttATGTGATCAATTCAAAATTCTGGGGTGGTGCCAAGTCGAACTCTCCAATCTTGGCATATCTTGGCGCCGAAGCTCCATTGGCTGAAGATATAGAGAATATTGGTTTTCTTACTGATAATGCCCCACGGTTTAAAGCTCTCCTTGTCTACATAGAG cATAGGTTTTATGGAAAATCTATACCACTTGGATCAATGGAAAAAGTGATGAAAAGTAAAACCATTCGTGGTTATTTCAACTCGGCTCAAGCTTTAGCTGATTACGCAGAAGTTTTATTGCATGTAAAACATAAATTTTCTGCTCAAAATTCTCCGATTATCGTTGTTGGTGGATCATATGGAGGAA TGCTAGCTTCGTGGTTTCGCCTCAAATATCCTCATATTGCACTTGGTGCTTTGGCATCATCAGCTCCCGTtctttactttgatgacatcacTCCCCAAAATGGTTATTATTCCACTGTGACCAAGGACTTTAAA GAGGAGAGTGAGCACTGTTACCAAACTATACGAAAATCATGGTCTGAGATTGACAAAGTTGCTTCTAAACCAAATGGTCTCTCCATTCTCAGCAAAAGATTCAAGACTTGCAC GCCTTTGAATAGTTCGTCTCAGCTTAAGGATTACTTGGATTCCATGTTCTCATCGGCTGCTCAGTACAACTCACCGCCTAAGTATCCCGTCACTGAGGTGTGTAGTGGAATAGACAAAGCACCCAAAGGAACTGATATTCTTGGCCGCACTTTTGCCGGTGTTGTTTCTTACAAGAAAGATGAGTCATGCTATGATATGTTGGAATATGCCAGGCCCACTGAAACAAATGTCGGATGGCAATGGCAA acTTGTAGCGAGATGGTGATGCCCATTGGGCGCGGCAGCAATGATACGATGTTCCCACCGTCACCTTTCAACCTACCGGATTTCATTAAGAACTGCAAAAGTTCATATGGGGTCTCACCTCGACCTCATTGGATCACAACTTATTATGGAGGCCAT GACATGAAATTGGTTTTCCAAAGATTTGGAAGCAATATCATATTCTCCAATGGCTTGAAGGATCCTTATAGTAGTGCCGG AGTACGGGAGAACTTATCCAGCAGCCTTCTTGCTATTTATACAGTTAAAG GATCTCATTGCTTGGACATACTGGCAGCAAAAGAAAGTGATCCGTCCTGGTTGGTTGCTCAAAGGAAATTAGAGGTTGAGATCATTGAAGGATGGATCAAACAGTATTATGCTGATGTTCATTCCATTGGAAAACAAAGATATGCTTAA